One genomic region from Streptomyces sp. NBC_00582 encodes:
- a CDS encoding glycoside hydrolase family 97 protein produces MGTSGRQERPGLPAAARPGALSRRGVIKAAAVTAGTAALGLAGTQEAHAADAVMTATSPDGSNKITVSLAGGALSWSVTRAGAAVVGTSALGLVMSDGTTLGAANTVLTNYQHWTKDSTWMPVYGRNATIRDHYQEMRWNLQDSTSGVTFGIQIRAYNTGVALRYTLLGTGKATISDELTSFVFPGGTLVYSARDESVYTPVAPDAIPSTGTSGTDVGPLTDMPLLVTLAGGPRACICESSRVNYPRGMLTSVSGQSNTLKTYLMKKTARGSGTVQTTSTVTTPFATPWRVLVLGSSDADLVDNAELVLNLAPAGALTDTTWIRPGKVFRCNLTTAAGIAGVDFAVARSLEYIEYDAGWYGPEFTTTDATAAITDIDLPTVIDYATDNGIGVFLYVNRLALTDPDTLFALYKSWGVTGIKLGFINDGTQTMTNQIIAWAKTAAKYNLLIDMHDDVRPFGYERTYPNWISLEGVRGNEQFPTATHNVTLPFARNVGGPMDYTICYGQSRDQTTNNHQMAMAAVYYQPLNFLYWYSTPSSYTTTANWPGLSWFDAVPTTWDESRTLTGSIGEYIAVARRSGATWFLGAMTNETARTLSVPLDFLDSGVSYTATVYADGTAGTTPHATPTVVSTRTVTSSTTLSMAMTSAGGQAVILQPS; encoded by the coding sequence ATGGGAACGTCAGGACGTCAGGAGCGGCCAGGCCTGCCCGCAGCCGCTCGCCCGGGAGCGCTGTCCCGGCGCGGGGTCATCAAGGCAGCGGCGGTCACGGCGGGGACCGCAGCACTGGGCCTCGCCGGCACGCAAGAGGCCCACGCGGCGGACGCCGTCATGACCGCCACGTCACCGGACGGCAGCAACAAGATCACGGTGTCCCTGGCCGGCGGAGCGCTCTCCTGGTCGGTCACACGCGCCGGCGCGGCGGTCGTCGGCACCTCGGCGCTCGGACTCGTCATGAGCGACGGCACCACGCTGGGCGCCGCGAACACCGTGCTGACCAACTATCAGCACTGGACCAAGGACAGCACCTGGATGCCGGTGTACGGGCGCAACGCGACGATCCGCGACCACTACCAGGAAATGCGCTGGAACCTTCAGGACAGCACCAGCGGCGTCACCTTCGGCATCCAGATACGCGCCTACAACACCGGAGTCGCGCTGCGCTACACGCTGCTCGGAACGGGCAAGGCCACCATCTCCGACGAGCTGACCAGCTTCGTCTTCCCCGGCGGCACCCTGGTCTACAGCGCCCGGGACGAGAGCGTGTACACCCCCGTCGCACCGGACGCGATCCCCTCCACCGGCACCTCCGGCACGGACGTCGGCCCCCTGACCGACATGCCCCTCCTGGTCACCCTGGCCGGCGGGCCGCGTGCCTGCATCTGTGAATCCTCGCGCGTGAACTACCCGCGAGGGATGCTCACCTCGGTCTCCGGGCAGAGCAACACCCTCAAGACGTACCTGATGAAGAAGACCGCCCGCGGCAGCGGCACGGTGCAGACCACCTCGACCGTCACCACGCCGTTCGCCACGCCCTGGCGGGTCCTCGTCCTCGGATCCTCCGACGCCGACCTGGTCGACAACGCCGAACTGGTGCTCAACCTGGCCCCGGCGGGCGCCCTGACCGACACGACATGGATCCGGCCGGGCAAGGTGTTCCGCTGCAACCTGACCACCGCCGCGGGAATCGCCGGCGTGGACTTCGCCGTCGCCCGCAGCCTGGAGTACATCGAGTACGACGCGGGGTGGTACGGCCCGGAGTTCACCACCACCGACGCGACCGCGGCGATCACGGACATCGACCTGCCCACGGTGATCGACTACGCCACGGACAACGGCATCGGCGTCTTCCTCTACGTCAACCGTCTTGCCCTGACCGACCCCGACACCCTGTTCGCCCTCTACAAGAGCTGGGGCGTCACCGGCATCAAGCTCGGCTTCATCAACGACGGCACCCAGACCATGACCAACCAGATCATCGCCTGGGCCAAGACGGCCGCCAAGTACAACCTGCTGATCGACATGCACGACGACGTACGGCCCTTCGGCTACGAGCGCACCTACCCCAACTGGATCAGCCTGGAAGGCGTCCGGGGCAACGAGCAGTTCCCGACCGCCACCCACAACGTGACCCTGCCCTTCGCCCGCAACGTCGGCGGACCGATGGACTACACCATCTGCTACGGCCAGTCCCGCGACCAGACGACCAACAACCACCAGATGGCGATGGCAGCGGTGTACTACCAGCCACTCAACTTCCTCTACTGGTACTCCACACCGTCGTCGTACACCACCACCGCCAACTGGCCCGGGCTGTCGTGGTTCGACGCCGTGCCCACCACCTGGGACGAGAGCAGGACCCTCACCGGCTCGATCGGCGAGTACATAGCGGTCGCCCGCCGCAGCGGCGCCACCTGGTTCCTCGGCGCGATGACCAACGAGACCGCCCGCACCCTGTCGGTCCCGCTGGACTTCCTCGACAGCGGCGTCAGCTACACCGCCACCGTCTACGCGGACGGAACGGCGGGAACCACCCCGCACGCCACGCCCACGGTGGTGAGCACCCGGACCGTCACCTCCTCGACGACTCTGAGCATGGCGATGACCAGCGCGGGTGGTCAGGCGGTCATCCTCCAGCCGAGCTGA
- a CDS encoding CocE/NonD family hydrolase C-terminal non-catalytic domain-containing protein — protein MVRRSSSSRADAPRPGPPVRDPAGAGLRQALDRTRSPGHHARHRAAVSHGVPKSTTLACACPSEDFGAGTLHRAAARPSRPPARATDRGLVQIQQVRDGPPLGQRPSGGHVDLGQHTEPAGYRHIRGGCSGRDDFHLRADGRLTPEPPSAAEQPEEFTYDPMDPVPTVGGALLLTDDFRPGPLDQTAVEAREDVLVFTTEPRAEDVEATGRVEAVLFAATDGPSTDWVARLCDVDEHGLSRNVTDRQRRR, from the coding sequence GTGGTCAGGCGGTCATCCTCCAGCCGAGCTGACGCCCCGCGACCCGGGCCGCCCGTACGGGACCCGGCGGGCGCGGGGCTCCGGCAGGCACTCGATCGAACCCGGTCACCAGGGCACCACGCCCGGCACCGAGCCGCCGTTTCACACGGGGTGCCGAAGTCGACGACGCTGGCCTGTGCCTGTCCGTCGGAAGACTTCGGTGCGGGCACCCTTCATCGAGCGGCCGCACGGCCCTCACGCCCGCCCGCGCGAGCCACCGATCGCGGCCTCGTCCAGATCCAGCAGGTCCGCGACGGCCCACCGCTCGGTCAGCGACCGTCAGGGGGCCACGTTGACCTCGGCCAGCACACAGAACCAGCCGGATACCGGCACATCAGAGGCGGGTGCTCCGGACGAGACGACTTCCACCTGCGCGCGGATGGACGCCTGACGCCTGAGCCGCCGTCCGCCGCCGAGCAGCCCGAGGAGTTCACCTACGACCCGATGGACCCGGTGCCCACAGTGGGAGGGGCGCTGTTGCTGACGGACGACTTCCGTCCCGGGCCGCTCGACCAGACGGCCGTGGAGGCGCGCGAGGACGTCCTGGTCTTCACCACCGAACCGCGCGCCGAGGACGTCGAAGCGACCGGCCGGGTCGAGGCCGTACTCTTCGCCGCCACGGACGGCCCCTCGACCGACTGGGTCGCCCGCCTGTGCGACGTCGACGAGCACGGCCTCTCCCGCAACGTGACCGACCGGCAGCGACGCCGGTGA
- a CDS encoding ATP-binding SpoIIE family protein phosphatase — MNDVIATTTPVVVADSDGIVACWSDGARSLLGFDTDEVVGRPLDALLTGDGLAFRHREGRHVDAAPLVSPLVLQGRHAGYLLTATPEAGAVGATHDRLLTLAFYQNPTATGITDREGRLLRVNPPMARAAGWTEAELKGRLVTEFLTGPGFSAINRQLLRVAETGVPESTEAYVRAPGEPRAHAWGVDVFPLTDEAGRVQAVTTCIFDYSELHGSRKRMALINEAREHLGTSLDVARTARELAEVIVPRFADGVAVDLFDQVIEGQLAASVPVGPVALRRVAFLPHSGAPSVHQSPDDLVVHPASSLVAACLRSGRPELRTLPDPAIRRWFQEDPARAEQPRDGGAHSLIAVPLRVRGVPLGAVLLLRNARTPDIFTPDDLTVSEDLAARAAVCLDNARRFRRERGIALGLQRMLLPRLPGQHPAVETAARYLPAGGEAETGGDWFDVIPLPGARVGLVVGDVVGHGLTAAATMGRLRTAVRTLADIDLPPEELLTHLDDIVSNTADTDAAPAFGLDAVACDVGATCLYAAYDPVVGICTLASAGHLPPIMMSPQGKAHSVEVPVGPPLGLSSLPFESTEIAVPEGSVLALFTDGLIETRDQDIDARLEQLRGLLEQPCESLDELGDGILDALLVPERSDDVALLLARTRVLDRTQVGRWDIPADPSVVADVRRSVCERLSEWELEESAFSAELIVSELVTNAIRYGGGSIRLQLIKDDTLIYEVWDGSTTTPHLRRAQPSDEGGRGLFLVAQLTQRWGTRYTREGKVVWAEQARPA; from the coding sequence GTGAACGACGTGATCGCCACCACCACCCCCGTGGTAGTGGCCGACTCCGACGGGATCGTGGCCTGCTGGAGCGATGGCGCACGGTCCCTCCTGGGATTCGACACCGACGAAGTGGTCGGAAGGCCGCTGGACGCACTGCTGACAGGGGATGGCCTGGCCTTTCGGCACCGTGAAGGCCGCCATGTCGACGCGGCGCCGCTGGTGTCCCCCCTGGTGCTGCAAGGGAGACACGCCGGTTACCTCCTGACCGCCACACCCGAGGCCGGGGCGGTCGGTGCTACTCACGACCGGCTTCTGACCTTGGCGTTCTACCAGAATCCGACCGCCACCGGGATCACCGACCGTGAAGGCCGGCTACTGCGTGTCAACCCCCCGATGGCCCGTGCGGCAGGCTGGACCGAAGCGGAACTGAAAGGCCGCTTGGTGACGGAGTTCCTCACCGGACCAGGCTTCTCCGCGATCAACCGACAGCTGCTGCGGGTCGCCGAGACCGGTGTCCCCGAATCCACCGAGGCATACGTCCGAGCCCCCGGGGAACCTCGGGCACATGCGTGGGGCGTCGACGTCTTCCCGCTCACCGACGAGGCCGGTCGTGTACAGGCGGTAACGACGTGCATCTTCGACTACTCGGAGCTGCACGGCTCGCGGAAGCGCATGGCACTGATCAACGAGGCGCGCGAACACCTGGGGACCAGCCTGGACGTGGCGCGCACCGCCAGGGAACTCGCCGAGGTGATCGTTCCGCGGTTCGCCGACGGCGTCGCGGTCGACCTGTTCGACCAGGTCATCGAAGGCCAGCTGGCGGCATCGGTACCGGTCGGGCCGGTCGCGCTGCGCCGGGTGGCTTTTCTGCCGCACTCCGGCGCTCCATCTGTCCACCAATCGCCTGATGACCTGGTCGTACACCCGGCCTCGTCGCTCGTGGCGGCATGCCTGCGGAGCGGAAGGCCGGAGTTGCGGACACTCCCGGACCCGGCGATCAGGCGATGGTTTCAAGAGGACCCGGCGCGGGCGGAACAGCCGCGGGATGGCGGCGCCCACTCGCTCATCGCGGTTCCCCTGCGAGTTCGCGGCGTGCCCCTGGGCGCTGTGCTGCTTCTGCGAAACGCACGAACACCGGACATCTTCACGCCGGACGACCTCACGGTCAGCGAAGACCTTGCCGCCCGGGCGGCCGTCTGTCTGGACAACGCGCGCCGGTTCCGCCGCGAACGTGGCATTGCTCTCGGCCTCCAACGCATGCTTCTGCCCCGCCTCCCCGGGCAGCACCCGGCCGTCGAGACAGCCGCACGCTACCTGCCCGCGGGCGGAGAGGCCGAGACAGGCGGTGACTGGTTCGACGTGATCCCGCTGCCCGGCGCGCGGGTCGGGCTGGTCGTCGGTGACGTCGTGGGACATGGGCTCACAGCGGCCGCGACCATGGGGCGGCTGCGTACGGCGGTACGCACGCTCGCGGACATCGACCTGCCGCCGGAGGAGCTCCTCACGCACCTCGACGACATCGTGAGCAACACCGCGGACACCGACGCGGCTCCCGCATTCGGGCTGGACGCCGTGGCCTGCGACGTCGGCGCGACCTGCCTGTACGCCGCCTACGATCCGGTCGTCGGCATCTGCACCCTGGCCAGCGCCGGACACCTTCCCCCGATCATGATGTCTCCGCAAGGCAAGGCGCACAGCGTCGAGGTCCCGGTCGGTCCGCCACTCGGCCTGAGCAGTCTTCCGTTCGAATCCACGGAGATCGCCGTGCCGGAAGGCAGTGTCCTCGCCCTTTTCACGGACGGCCTCATAGAAACCCGTGACCAGGACATTGACGCGCGACTTGAGCAACTGCGCGGCCTCCTGGAACAACCTTGTGAGTCACTCGACGAGCTGGGCGACGGAATCCTGGACGCCTTGCTGGTCCCGGAACGGAGTGACGACGTAGCGCTGCTCCTGGCTCGTACCCGCGTCCTCGACCGGACCCAGGTCGGCAGGTGGGACATTCCGGCGGATCCGTCCGTCGTGGCCGACGTCCGCCGCAGCGTCTGCGAGCGGCTCTCCGAATGGGAGCTGGAGGAGAGCGCGTTCAGCGCGGAGCTCATCGTCAGCGAGCTGGTCACCAACGCGATCCGTTACGGCGGCGGTTCGATCCGCCTGCAGCTCATCAAGGACGACACGCTCATTTATGAGGTGTGGGACGGAAGCACGACCACACCGCACCTGCGTCGGGCGCAGCCGAGTGACGAGGGCGGTCGTGGCTTGTTCCTCGTTGCCCAGCTCACTCAGCGCTGGGGAACCCGGTACACCCGCGAGGGAAAGGTCGTCTGGGCCGAGCAGGCGCGCCCGGCCTGA
- a CDS encoding winged helix-turn-helix transcriptional regulator: MTADRLPECGVARFITLLDGPWATLIVRELLRGPHRFTELRDALPGISPHTLTSRLRRFERHGIVTRTAYAEIPPRVEYRLTPLGEGLRAVLDTMAAWAVTVPDGESGVTA, encoded by the coding sequence ATGACCGCTGACCGTCTCCCGGAGTGCGGCGTCGCCCGGTTCATCACTCTGCTCGACGGGCCGTGGGCCACCCTGATCGTGCGCGAACTCCTGCGCGGGCCACACCGCTTCACAGAGTTGCGCGATGCGCTGCCCGGCATCAGCCCGCACACCCTCACCAGCCGGCTGCGCCGGTTCGAGAGGCACGGCATCGTGACCCGCACCGCCTACGCGGAGATCCCGCCACGGGTCGAGTACCGGCTCACCCCCCTCGGCGAAGGGCTGCGCGCCGTCCTCGACACCATGGCCGCCTGGGCCGTGACAGTCCCTGACGGCGAGTCGGGCGTCACCGCCTGA
- a CDS encoding DoxX family protein, giving the protein MVRFIGLAEVAAAAGLIIGLFWQPLDIAAATGFAVLMVDAAVFHCRTGDFADLETGANAMGA; this is encoded by the coding sequence CTGGTCCGCTTCATCGGACTGGCCGAGGTCGCTGCGGCCGCCGGACTGATCATCGGTCTCTTCTGGCAGCCTCTGGACATCGCCGCAGCCACCGGCTTCGCCGTCCTGATGGTCGATGCGGCCGTCTTCCACTGCAGAACCGGCGACTTCGCCGACCTCGAAACCGGTGCCAACGCCATGGGCGCATAG
- a CDS encoding SDR family NAD(P)-dependent oxidoreductase — translation MPQLPSTTSRGDKVVATARDTDSLKDVVAAHGEAILPLTLDVTDKAAATEAVQRAHAHFGGLDVVVNNAGYGLFGAVEELAEQQVRDQMETNFFGALWVTQAALPLLREQGGGHIVQISTIGGVTTFPNLGGYRASKWALEGLTESLAQEVAAFGIKLTLVEPGGFATDWSGASARFAEQLPAYDQVRAAMAEGWRNMKIGDPAAAGPALLKIVDADNPPLRVFFGTVGLDLLPHVCAERLKTWQDWTDVSALSQGTPA, via the coding sequence ATGCCCCAGCTGCCTTCCACCACAAGCCGTGGCGACAAGGTCGTGGCCACCGCCCGCGACACCGATTCCCTCAAGGACGTGGTCGCCGCGCACGGCGAGGCGATCCTTCCGCTGACCCTCGACGTCACCGACAAGGCCGCCGCTACCGAGGCCGTGCAGCGGGCGCACGCGCACTTCGGCGGCCTGGACGTCGTGGTCAACAACGCCGGCTACGGCCTGTTCGGCGCCGTCGAGGAACTGGCCGAGCAGCAGGTCCGCGACCAGATGGAGACCAACTTCTTCGGTGCCCTGTGGGTGACCCAGGCCGCCCTGCCCCTGCTGCGCGAGCAGGGCGGCGGCCACATCGTGCAGATCTCCACCATCGGCGGCGTGACCACCTTCCCCAACCTCGGCGGCTACCGCGCCTCCAAGTGGGCCCTGGAGGGCCTGACCGAGTCCCTCGCGCAGGAGGTTGCCGCATTCGGGATCAAGCTCACGCTGGTCGAGCCCGGCGGCTTCGCCACCGACTGGTCCGGCGCCTCTGCCAGGTTCGCCGAGCAGCTGCCCGCCTACGACCAGGTGCGCGCGGCCATGGCCGAGGGCTGGCGCAACATGAAGATCGGCGACCCCGCCGCGGCCGGACCGGCACTCTTGAAGATCGTCGACGCCGACAACCCGCCCCTGCGCGTCTTCTTCGGCACCGTCGGACTGGACCTGCTCCCCCACGTCTGTGCCGAGCGCCTCAAGACCTGGCAGGACTGGACCGACGTCTCCGCCCTGTCCCAGGGCACCCCGGCCTGA
- a CDS encoding SDR family oxidoreductase has product MTYMIHGATGAQGAPVVAALIAAGKPVTALTSKAGAVVDGARVLTVDYSSTADLADAYRGAEGVFVHLPVAPEEDRLAFARNVVAAIREARPARVVFSTSGGLIGTDGDSGQDTPAANAVSVLAAGLADSGVSHAVIEPRFYLENLLLPNVIAGVREEGVLRYSLPSGFRASWASHLDIADIATVMFDRTDVTGVVSVGQYPAVSGEDLAEAFSARLGRPVAYEATDPHAFFAPLAPMMGEQAATDIADMYQALSTQPDHSITAERSAQKRLGLTPRTPSQWLADIDL; this is encoded by the coding sequence ATGACCTACATGATCCATGGCGCCACGGGCGCCCAAGGTGCCCCTGTCGTCGCAGCCCTCATCGCCGCGGGCAAGCCCGTGACCGCCCTGACCAGTAAGGCGGGCGCCGTCGTGGACGGCGCACGCGTGCTGACCGTCGACTACTCCTCCACCGCGGACCTGGCCGATGCCTACCGTGGCGCGGAGGGGGTGTTCGTCCACCTGCCGGTGGCCCCGGAGGAGGACCGCCTGGCCTTCGCACGCAACGTCGTGGCCGCCATCCGCGAGGCCCGGCCCGCCCGCGTGGTGTTCTCCACCAGCGGCGGCCTCATCGGCACCGACGGCGACAGCGGTCAGGACACCCCGGCAGCGAACGCCGTCTCGGTGCTCGCCGCCGGGCTGGCGGACAGCGGCGTCTCACACGCCGTCATCGAGCCCCGGTTCTACCTGGAGAACCTGCTGCTGCCGAACGTGATCGCGGGCGTCCGCGAGGAGGGCGTGCTGCGTTACTCGCTGCCCAGCGGCTTCCGCGCCTCCTGGGCCTCGCACCTGGACATCGCCGACATCGCCACCGTGATGTTCGACCGCACGGACGTCACCGGCGTGGTCTCCGTCGGCCAGTACCCAGCCGTCAGCGGCGAGGACTTGGCCGAGGCGTTCAGCGCCCGGCTCGGAAGGCCCGTGGCCTACGAGGCGACCGACCCCCACGCCTTCTTCGCACCACTCGCACCCATGATGGGCGAGCAGGCCGCCACCGACATCGCAGACATGTACCAGGCCCTCAGCACGCAGCCCGACCACTCGATCACAGCCGAGCGCTCCGCTCAGAAGCGCCTCGGCCTGACACCCCGGACCCCGAGCCAGTGGCTGGCCGACATAGATCTCTGA